tacCTTTCAAGTAATGAGGAACGAAGGACTGGATGACAGTATTGATTGTTGAGCTTTACGGTTGCAATGTGGAGCACTAGGAATGCTTCATTGGATGTGGATAGGACACTGCCTTGAGAGATGAATGAAGGATAATCGTGTGGGAGAAAAATATCTTGatcaagagaaggaaagaaattttaCTTGAAAGCCTTCCCCGAGTGTGGAGCGTTGTAGAGTATTGCGGAGATGGCTAGTGTTTCTCGTAGTAACTCCTGCTTGAATAGCAGTTTTCCCACTATAGTTAATTAGAAGAGGCCATCTTTGTCTCATCATATTGTCAAAATCTCGTcttatgaagaaattttgatattCTCTTTGTTCAGTGCTAATATCCTTGAATCAATTCCAGTAACTTGAAGGTTGAAACAGGTATATTTCACTTCCAATTTACGTGAGAACCCTCTACTTCTTCCTCAAACCTATGCATGTTTTGGTTTTGGCACTTATAGTGGGAATATCCTCTAGTGGGCTGCACAGTGCAAACGCAATTTGATGAACCAGTGGAGAAAATGCATGCTTATCTGTTCTTCGAGGAAGATGGATACAAAACCCTTTTCTAGGAAAGTTTATCGATGCTGCTCCTAGAGATTATATTGGCTCACCATGATCAACAAAGTATATTGGTTCACCATGATCAATAAAGATtttcgtcctctctctctctttctctctctctctctcaggtgTACTGCGAATCACTATGCTCCGGCTTCATTATGGACTAGTATGGGACTTATGGTTCTATGTGTTCCCTTGTCCATCTTTCTtggaatgggaaaaaaaaaaagaaaggaatgatTCTACTCTACAATTGGCCGAGGAATAATTTACATTGAttacaaaactttcctacatgTGAGTCATACATTCAGAGGGATACTATACAGGGGAATTACATCAAGTACTGCTCGAGACACTGTTTTAGTTTCTGAAAAGTGACAGGTTTTGACACAAATGAGTCCATACCATTTGCAAAACACTCATCTGCGCTCTCTGACAATGCATTCGCTGTCATCTGCCAATGTAAAAAAAGTTGCATAATCAGCGAAGCAAGCAAAATCAACCCAAATTGCACTATATCTTTGATATACTGTTATCTGGTACTGAACTGGTTATGTTCTCATAACTTATACAATTTGTCACTTTAGATAGCAGACTTTCAGCTAGTTTTTCacaagaaatcattgaaggattttcgcGGGCTCATCAACTCTCATTTTAGCAGTTAAGTCAAGTCGATGCCTCTAATTGGAACCGTTAAAAGAGTACTATCTAGATGAGCTTTGATATCACTATTATTAAGCATCATATAAAGGGAAAGCAGGAGGACACTAATAAATGCACGAGTGCAACTCTGATGCAAGTGCTAACCGCAATAATGGGAACTCGTTCTTTTGATTCTCTAGAACTGTGACCATTGCATGATAAGTCTGAAGAGACTAGCTCTATCCCAGCATTTACTGCAGCATCCCAGTTTCCCATCTCCTCAAAGGATCGGATTATTCTGGTTGCTTGAAGGCCATTCATGACAGGCATGCAGACATCCTGAAAAAGAAGTATGAATTTGCCAGGACATGATCAAAATCACAAAACAAGTACCAAGTGACATGTTATGGACTCATTTTATGAATAAGCAGGAAAAGTTGAGATGCAATAGAAAGCTAATGTAGATCACATGTAGACAAAATACAGAATGCCAAGTGATCAGCTGAGCATGTTTTTGTCTTAGCACAGAAATGAAAATGAGTAGAAATTATGAACATCAGTAGAAAGCTAAGGccacaaaagaaaaggtacgTTCAAATATCTGTGTATTACCATCAGAATGAGATCATAAGTACTTTGCTGAACAGCATGCACAGCTTCGACTCCATTGTTCACAACATCCATACTATGACCTAGTTGCTTCATCATGGATTGGGTCACCATGACATTGATCTTATTATCTTCCACCAGAAGGATCTTAGGCTTTGGTTTGGGTTTTGGTTCTTCCACAATGCTGCTGGACGTGCTCTCTGAACTTGCACAAGATTTCTCCAACTCGGGACATGACCTTGGGAGTTCACTTATGGTAAGCTTATCTACTTGTCCTTTTTCCACTTCAAGACAAGACACATTTGAACTTGAAATTTGTGATCTACATTCTGTACCCAGTTGATTCACTTTGCCGTTCTTCACATCAACCTTGCACTCATAATGTACACTGGGACTTACTGAGCATGCTGTTTCTGACGAGGTCTCAGCAGCATCAACTGCAGAACAGGCATCCTCAGGTGAAGCTAACTCTTTAAGTCGGAGGTTGTTAGTTGGAAATGCATAAGAATCCTCTGCAACCCGATTGAGATTATTTATACTAGTGTATCCAACATTATGTGATGATAGTTTCTGTGTCCTGCTGGAACCATTTGAGGAGAAGAGAGAACCCAGAGTGGGTGGCTGGAATTGGAAAAAGCCATCGGTGATGTCGTCAACTGCAGAATCATGATTAGCCATAATTGCAAGATCGTCGGAATCATCGGAGTTATCACATATTGGTGAGACCTTGTAAGGTAGCACAAATGTGAATGTAGATCCAACATGCTCCCGACTAGACACAGTGAGACGGCCTCCCATTAACTCAACCTGTGCAAATGCAAAGAAACCTGTGAGAGAGGTCTTATGGAGCTAGCAGTAGCAAGAGGGATTGAACTCAAGATTTGAGTGAAATCTGGTATTTAGCTAGAAGATATTACTCAGTAACTGGTTGCAATTCATGAAAAGGAGTGATTGAAATACCTTTAGAGGTTCTCCATCAGACAGAAaggtaaatgttttatattttctaaaagCAGAAACCAGGGATAGctgtttttctttgttctgtAGCAAGTTGTGGATCTTCACAAaagttaatttaaaaaaaaaaaaagcatagctCAGGGACTCACCAGTTGTTTGCATATGGCTAGGCCAAGTCCCGTCCCACCATACTTTCGAGCATGATCAGCACTGACTTGCATGTACTTTTTAAATAAAGTAGGCAAAGCATTCTCTGTTAGACGATAATAGAGGCTATGATCAGCATTACTTGTTAAAGGAATAAAATAGAACATCAGTGATATTCCTGAAGCATTTGATAATAACAGAAGCTAGAAATATAAATCAGCTCAACAGGAACCTGGGATTCCAATTCCTGTGTCATACACATCACAGCAGATCCATACTGTTGTCTCGGGGGTGTGCTCTTCCACCTTATCTCTATCTGCAGATTCTTCGCTTTCACACATGATTCGAGTATTATCATGCAGAGCATGATTTTGGCATAAATGGCCATTCTGGCTCTTCACTTGAACAGGTTGTTGGTCACAACTTGCTTGACACACTAAAGagcttttctcttccttccccCTGTTCTCCCGTGGGGTTGACTGATCTGCTTGTGACTTCTGAGGACATTCTTCTGTTTTCTCGACAGATGGTTCTGGAACCACATATAGATTTATGCCAACCTTCCCTTCATGTGTAAATTTGATGGCATTGCTGTAGCAGATAATGGAAAGTGTAAGGCCGCTATAAATTGCATAAACTATATTTATTTTAAGCATCTATGCAGCACATATTAAAATCAAAGTCTTTGACATCATCTCCAAGTTTACTGGGATCATCCCATTTTTCACAATGGCAGTCACACCTCCCTTCTAACCAAGTCATTTCTTTGAATGCGTGCTAAGTGAAATCTTCTTCAGATACAATGTACAGAATTGAGCTCTGAATATTTAATGAATCGTATCAACATGTGCTGCTTGGCATGTGACTCTCTGGAACTTGTCTCCCAATCATCAAATCTATCATGAGTGCTGAAATATAATAGGGATACAACATGCCGAGCAAAAAAAATAAGCTGAAAGAGCTCACTGCCTTAGAGAAGTTTCTTTAGATATGCAGTCATGGGAGATGGAACTTCAGGAAAATGCTTAACAAGAAAGAATGCCTTGACAGTATGCTAGAATGATTGGTAATCCACCTCTCTAACCTACATTTCCTCTAGGCCTTCACACTATTTACATAATATTGCTTTTACCAGAAAAATAGAGCTACCTATCTAGAATAACAGTAGCAAGACAGTACAACTGGTACCTGATCAAGTTGGTGAGAATTTGTCTAATTCTTAGAACATCTCCGATGACCTGAAAAAGTTGGAGAATACTTGGATTAATCAATTTGACAGCCAGTATGAATTAGTGATGACCCCATTCTTCAGCAACATtagtttaagaaaaaaaatgcaaatctTTCCATCAACTGAACCATCACAATGACTTCAACGAACAGCTCATCTAGCATCCAGAAATGATAACCCACATTGACACGGTATGAAAAGAATCAAATGACAGATTTCACCTATCGAACAAGTTAAATAGGACCAAAGAACTTAGATTATGGTCAAGCAGAAATAAACAAATTATGTGAAGTGTCGGGAGAGATGTAGCATCCAAACATAAGCAAGAGAGAAACAGAATGGAGGAAGACAATATATTATGATTTTAACAGACTGACCTCAATAGGAACATCATCTGCTACATGTCCTTCCAATGTTAATATCTTCCGTAATGATGCCGCAGCAGTCTGCAGCACGTGCTTTACTACCTCCCTCGGCCGGAATTTTGTAGCTTCCAGCTTCATTACCCCTATGCAAGAATGAACGGAACATGTTTGTATGGCTTCTTTCAGCTATGAGGAGGAAAGTCTGACGATGGTGAGAATGAAACACTACTATTCCTTTACATATACAAGATTGATGCCATACCTGACTCAACCTTCGAAAGGTCAAGAATGTCATTTATTAGTTGAAGGACCAAATCTCCCGAAGAAAGCATGACATCTAACAATTGCCGCTGCTCATGATCAAGTCTAGTTTGTGCAAGAATCTCGGCCATGCTAACAACCCCAGCAAGGGGAGACCTTATCTCATGTGACATTGTTGCTAGCATTTGTTTCGCTCGCATCGTCTCCTCTGCAAGATTAACGGGTTCAGAAGTATTGGAACATGGATAATGCCGAAGCTATTTAAAACCGCCTGAAACAATCAGAAGTGAATAAAGTAATTTAACCTGTTATATACATGGTTTTATTCATCTCGGTTTCCTTGGCATTCCGTACCGCCATCTCTTCTCGAAGTTTTGCCATTTTCTCTCTTATTCTTACCTAACAAAAAATCAGAAGCACTCTCACCATTTCCTATTGATTGTAAAAAGACCTATTATAAATCAATGAGGAAACCCTACCTAACTCACCTGATCAGTGACATCCATTCCCATGTAGTTAATTCCAATTGTTTCCCCAGTCTTGCTAAAGACAGGTGCGACGTGTATCAGAAACGTCTTTGCACCAAATAATTCTGTATCGAATGTGATTTCTCTCTTTGCAGGTAAACCTTTCTCCAGCACTTCCCTCTTAAATTCTTGAGACTCCTTCACACCAGCACCAGTGAAGATATCGATGTCTGTTTTCCCTATAACGTCCTGAAATACATCTGACAACTTGAGACTTCTTGTTTGCTCTTCGGAAATCAATGAAATGATAAGAAGTACAGAAAAATAGATTGCAAGTACTAAATTCTTGACTAGTCAGTTACATAGATTAACCGATACCAGATACTTGCAAAGAGAGAAATTTgctgcaatttaatgaaataagTACTTCATTGAAATGATCTCACCTCCTCATTCAAAGTAGGATAAGGATTGTAGATGAAGCGATATCGCAGCTCCTTGTCCTGGAAAGAAAGGCAAAGCAGAGACAGAGACTAAGTATCCTGGAACATCCTTCGTGAGTAACCAACTGaagttaatggaaaaaaaatggaagcaaaACAAGCAGAATACACTAAACTTCTTTACAAATTGACCCATCTTAAAAAGATAAAACAGTCTCAGGTTTTTTTGGAATGTGAGATCTTGATATTCTTTCTCCTTGCATATATGTGGGTGTAAGATATCTCTTCATCACTCGTGCATATTTTCATGCTACAATTAGTCAAACAAGCACCAGTCCATTCCTAAAATGCACTGAAGAAATATGCCAGCTTGGTTAAAGAATGAGGATACAAAACTACACAGCTACTACTCTAGCTTTAAGTATTCATGGCTAACACCACTAGCTTCTGTGAACAATCTACTTGAGGATGTAATATAATTCAAGCATAACCCATGCGCTCTTGGTGCTTGTATTCTTTGCCtagcaaaacaagaaacaaactCTAGCCTGAGGATGTAGCACAATTCCAGCACAAAGGCATCTTTGTGAGTCATGAAGCAGAAGCAATTCTTTTCTCACCTGGTGTCCAATCACAACAGGTGCATTCTGAAgtataaaatgcaaaaagttgTCAGCTCTTTTTAGGATCTGAGACAGCTCTTCCACAGGAGAGGACTGCTTTTCCAGATTGTTTATGCTTTCCTGCAATTTTTCCATGAGCGCCTGCTCTCTGTGGATACTTGCCTCCAACAATTTCTCTAAGTGCATGGCGCGCTGCTTCCAGTAAATGACAGTATCGTACTCAGCATCAATCTCAACCCTCTTATTTTGGATAACTACATCACTTTTCCTTCGAGGAACATCTTGCCAAATATCGAAGGCATCATCGAGTATAGATATTGGGCGCTTGTCACCACCATATCGTTCTCCCTCAAAACGATGCTCCTCAAGTATCTCCAATTTCTTCAGCTCAACCTCCTGCCTCTGTCTGCTCAGGATGTCAAGTTCCTCTTTTAGAAGGCGTACTGCATTGGCCTGCCTGTACTCCCAGTGCTTTACAAGGTACGCCAACTGAGAAGCACCCTGGTCTGTATAGTTGGTTAGCTCTAAAAGCCGCTTAATATCAACTATGTTCGGCTCCTCTGGAATCGTGACCTCCTTCAACATATCTTCATCTCCTCCAGGATTTTCGATGTTGAACTGCTTTCCAGCATCATTATCAATATCTTCAGGCCACATCGAAGGCAGAGCTTCGATGTCCATATCTTCAATAGGATCTTTTTCCATCTCACACACCATCATGGCTCTTCACGTGTGAGTTCAAAATGTCACCGACATTTGAGCTTGAATACCTTGCTTCAGTCTATGCATCCAGTTCAATGCAGCTTTTACATTTAACTAGGTCAGCAATATtgttgaataaatttaaaaccagGGTAAGGGGCAAAGAAGGGTCAATTGACCTGCAAGACAAGCATGAGTTGAAAAATATAAGTGACGAATTTGGCTCTAGAATAGCAAAAAACTAAAGGAAACTATGTTATATTCTGATAGGGAAATACAAAAAGAGAACATTATGCAGAACTAATCTTAGTTCAAAACTGGTATCTTATATTTGACAATAGCTCTCCCGGTCCTAATATCAACCTTGACATATCTACTCCGAGGTCCAAGACAAATTCATGCGCGACAAGGTGGTGAACACTATAAAAGCTTCTGTTTCCTCATTGTGGGATAAAAAGCATGTCATTTTATCCTACTTCGAAAAGCTTAGAGCCCGACATAGTCTCTTCTGTCTGAACATTCTCATTGAGAACCCCTGGATGAATAGATAGAATTATCCAGTACTGAAGCTCCCGATACACAGCCAAATTTCCTTGAGAAAAGCAGTGCCGTAGGACTGCTTCGCATGATGCACAGTAGGAATCTGTAAAATCAAATGAGACCCAATCCACAATTTTTTTGAAGGCAAACCCTGTTCATAATTTTCTTCTGTTCTCTTCATGGCAGCATATCAGGCAAGGAATATATATGGTTATATCTAAAAAGTTTCCCGGAACTACAGAGATGAAGGATACTGGCACCAACACCAGATGCCTTGTCTGTTATTACTTGATGACTGAGCTACAGATATTTGGATTTCAATAATGACACAAACAGATTGTCAAAAATGGCCTGTTCGAGCAAAATCAGACTTGTGCCTGGGAAAATAAACGAGGAAGCACGTTATGTAATTTTTACACCAACAGAAGAGTAATCTTGTTTAGACACGGCTTGAAAAGGAATTCATCTTTTGATCCCATCCCTTATGCTGACTAAAGGAAGATACTGACAGAAGCAATATGCTGAGCAAATTCATTGACAAGTAACGAACTTAAACCAGATCATGCAAATTGACAAACTGAGGGCGAAATCAAGCTGACATTGATCTGCCAAACGACTGAAAAGATGGGCAAAAGTCAAATGGGTCACTACTCACCAACCGGCTCCATCATTGCTTGATTCAGCATCATGACTTGCTCCCCAAAATTCAGAAATGAGAAAATGACAGAATGCAGCAGGAGGGCGTATCAAGAAGCGGACCTTTCCGCAATGGAGTTTGAGCCTTCCGCCAAAGAAACCGCCTCCCAAGTGAGAATTGAGGTTGGAATCAGCGAAAAAGCCTTGCACCTTAGATCTGAAACGTGCCCAGTTCAAGAATAATCAAATGCATCGAAAATGAATAACTAAAATTATGAGTGGAGCAATGaacttttagagagagagagagagagagagatggaaggaggaggagagcatgtgaggggaaaaaagaaaaccagaaGAGGAGGGGAAAAAACAATGAAAGCAGAGAGAGGGGAAGCCCAAGAAGCCATGTGCGCTCGGAGGTCAAAAATATTAGAGAATTCTTGGACGGTTCTTGTTACCAAGCTTCCATAATAAAAACAGGGTCAAGCTTTATATTTTAAATCACGTTCCTTCGCTACACCTCTTTGGCGTCTCTTGGTTCGTTTCGTCTCAGCTTTCTTCTGTTACcagcaataaaagaaacaaaataaataaataaataaaatgagagGCAACTTCAAAATCTCCACCCACACAGATTGACGTAGCCTCCCCCATGTTCCTTCATTCGCAAACACTctgtttttcttgatttcagTTCTAACGAGAACAGGATTCAACCGCCCCGGTCACTCagatttttcctcttttttctttctttgtttcttgatgATGCAGGGATAGACAGAGAGCGGCAGAGacgcggagagagagagagagagagagagagagttattgAGGAGTGTTATTTAAAGAAGCCCCTCCGCCATTACCAAGGCGGACGTGTTGGGGCGGCGCGTACGCGAACGGCGCGGGGGTGGACGAGTGAGGTTGACACTGCTGCTGTGCTGATTCTCTGCaccttgttttcttttgtttttgctttttggagAGAGTTTCGTGGGAGGAGTGAATCCTACATTTGAGGAAAGCAGCGGAAAGGTGGTGAAAGGATCTTATTTATAGGCGACTAGCCGTGAACATGAATTAAATTTTAGGTGACCTTTAGCCAAAAAAacagatataaaaaaaaaaaaaaaaaaggtaattacTTTAACTGCTGGTTGAGCTTGAGTTAATCATGGACCATGGTTAAGCAAGATGTAATTGGGAAAATGGTGAATGACGTGGTATGACAGTTGATAAACTACCAGCAGCGGTTGTTTAGATTCGGACGATGTGTCATCAGAAATATATCTAAAACACAACCTCCCTACTTTACCCATAATATTGCTGAGGTAGATTTATCAAAATGGGTCACAAAGCCATTTTGTAACTTATACATGATGAACTGAGTTAATATATGAGTT
This genomic stretch from Eucalyptus grandis isolate ANBG69807.140 chromosome 3, ASM1654582v1, whole genome shotgun sequence harbors:
- the LOC104438390 gene encoding histidine kinase 5 encodes the protein MMVCEMEKDPIEDMDIEALPSMWPEDIDNDAGKQFNIENPGGDEDMLKEVTIPEEPNIVDIKRLLELTNYTDQGASQLAYLVKHWEYRQANAVRLLKEELDILSRQRQEVELKKLEILEEHRFEGERYGGDKRPISILDDAFDIWQDVPRRKSDVVIQNKRVEIDAEYDTVIYWKQRAMHLEKLLEASIHREQALMEKLQESINNLEKQSSPVEELSQILKRADNFLHFILQNAPVVIGHQDKELRYRFIYNPYPTLNEEDVIGKTDIDIFTGAGVKESQEFKREVLEKGLPAKREITFDTELFGAKTFLIHVAPVFSKTGETIGINYMGMDVTDQVRIREKMAKLREEMAVRNAKETEMNKTMYITEETMRAKQMLATMSHEIRSPLAGVVSMAEILAQTRLDHEQRQLLDVMLSSGDLVLQLINDILDLSKVESGVMKLEATKFRPREVVKHVLQTAAASLRKILTLEGHVADDVPIEVIGDVLRIRQILTNLISNAIKFTHEGKVGINLYVVPEPSVEKTEECPQKSQADQSTPRENRGKEEKSSLVCQASCDQQPVQVKSQNGHLCQNHALHDNTRIMCESEESADRDKVEEHTPETTVWICCDVYDTGIGIPENALPTLFKKYMQVSADHARKYGGTGLGLAICKQLVELMGGRLTVSSREHVGSTFTFVLPYKVSPICDNSDDSDDLAIMANHDSAVDDITDGFFQFQPPTLGSLFSSNGSSRTQKLSSHNVGYTSINNLNRVAEDSYAFPTNNLRLKELASPEDACSAVDAAETSSETACSVSPSVHYECKVDVKNGKVNQLGTECRSQISSSNVSCLEVEKGQVDKLTISELPRSCPELEKSCASSESTSSSIVEEPKPKPKPKILLVEDNKINVMVTQSMMKQLGHSMDVVNNGVEAVHAVQQSTYDLILMDVCMPVMNGLQATRIIRSFEEMGNWDAAVNAGIELVSSDLSCNGHSSRESKERVPIIAMTANALSESADECFANGMDSFVSKPVTFQKLKQCLEQYLM